From Apis mellifera strain DH4 linkage group LG5, Amel_HAv3.1, whole genome shotgun sequence, the proteins below share one genomic window:
- the Err gene encoding estrogen-related receptor has product MDSWMYDVVCMMPGGGTENMIGNNRTMANIKQEIENPTTPTQNYQVCSPTTTLQHQEVICSKIEVPPDYGGGEGSPGSPEMHHCSSTTQPLGTSEEGVKEEDMIPRRLCLVCGDVASGFHYGVASCEACKAFFKRTIQGNIEYTCPANGECEINKRRRKACQACRFQKCLRQGMLKEGVRLDRVRGGRQKYRRSTDPYTPVKPAPLEDNKMLEALAACEPDMLQVSNISHTLDTDQRVLGQLSDLYDRELVGIIGWAKQIPGFSSLALNDQMRLLQSTWAEILTFSLAWRSMPNNGRLRFAQDFTLDERLARECHCTELYTHCIQIVERLQRLGLTREEYYVLKALILANSDARSDEPQALYRFRDSILNSLSDCMAAVRPGQALRATQNMFLVLPSLRQVDGIVRRFWSSVYRTGKVPMNKLFVEMLEAAYYR; this is encoded by the exons GTTTGTATGATGCCCGGTGGCGGCACCGAAAATATGATTGGAAATAATAGGACTATGGCGAACATTAAACAAGAGATCGAAAATCCTACGACGCCCACGCAAAATTATCAAGTTTGTTCACCGACCACCACGCTTCAGCATCAAGAG GTGATTTGCAGTAAGATAGAAGTTCCGCCCGATTATGGCGGAGGCGAAGGTAGCCCTGGAAGTCCGGAAATGCACCATTGTTCCTCAACCACTCAGCCTTTGGGGACATCAGAG GAAGGTGTCAAAGAGGAAGACATGATACCCAGAAGGCTTTGCCTAGTCTGCGGTGATGTTGCAAGTGGATTTCATTACGGGGTTGCATCTTGCGAGGCGTGTAAAGCTTTCTTCAAAAGAACCATACAAG GTAATATCGAGTACACGTGTCCCGCGAATGGGGAGTGTGAGATAAATAAACGGAGGAGGAAAGCGTGTCAGGCATGTAGGTTTCAAAAGTGTCTTAGACAAGGCATGTTAAAGGAGGGGGTCCGATTGGATCGTGTCCGAGGTGGGAGGCAAAAATACAGAAGGTCCACCGATCCCTATACACCTGTGAAACCAGCTCCCCTGGAAG ATAATAAAATGCTGGAAGCTTTGGCTGCCTGTGAACCCGACATGCTGCAAGTATCGAATATCTCCCATACTCTTGACACTGATCAAAGAGTACTTGGACAATTATCTGATTTATATGATCGGGAATTAGTCGGGATAAttg GTTGGGCGAAACAGATTCCAGGATTCAGCAGTTTAGCTTTAAACGATCAAATGCGGCTTCTGCAAAGCACGTGGGCCGAGATATTGACGTTCAGCCTCGCGTGGAGAAGCATGCCAAATAATGGTAGATTAAGGTTTGCACAAGATTTTACTCTAGACGAACGACTTGCCCGCGAATGCCATTGTACAGAGTTGTACACGCAT tgTATCCAAATAGTGGAAAGGCTTCAAAGATTGGGATTGACCAGAGAAGAATATTACGTGTTGAAGGCGTTGATATTAGCAAACAGTGACGCGAGATCAGACGAGCCACAGGCGTTATACCGCTTTAGAGATTCAATCTTAAATTCGTTGTCAGACTGTATGGCCGCAGTAAGACCAGGACAAGCGCTTCGCGCCACTCAAAATATGTTCCTAGTGTTACCCAGTCTCAGGCAGGTCGATGGAATTGTCAGACGATTTTGGTCTAGTGTGTATCGAACGGGGAAAGTACCAATGAACAAGCTCTTTGTAGAGATGTTAGAAGCTGCTTATTATCGATGA
- the Err gene encoding estrogen-related receptor isoform X5, which translates to MSTEVCMMPGGGTENMIGNNRTMANIKQEIENPTTPTQNYQVCSPTTTLQHQEVICSKIEVPPDYGGGEGSPGSPEMHHCSSTTQPLGTSEEGVKEEDMIPRRLCLVCGDVASGFHYGVASCEACKAFFKRTIQGNIEYTCPANGECEINKRRRKACQACRFQKCLRQGMLKEGVRLDRVRGGRQKYRRSTDPYTPVKPAPLEGDFFNNPSNIATGASNEIINNKMLEALAACEPDMLQVSNISHTLDTDQRVLGQLSDLYDRELVGIIGWAKQIPGFSSLALNDQMRLLQSTWAEILTFSLAWRSMPNNGRLRFAQDFTLDERLARECHCTELYTHCIQIVERLQRLGLTREEYYVLKALILANSDARSDEPQALYRFRDSILNSLSDCMAAVRPGQALRATQNMFLVLPSLRQVDGIVRRFWSSVYRTGKVPMNKLFVEMLEAAYYR; encoded by the exons GTTTGTATGATGCCCGGTGGCGGCACCGAAAATATGATTGGAAATAATAGGACTATGGCGAACATTAAACAAGAGATCGAAAATCCTACGACGCCCACGCAAAATTATCAAGTTTGTTCACCGACCACCACGCTTCAGCATCAAGAG GTGATTTGCAGTAAGATAGAAGTTCCGCCCGATTATGGCGGAGGCGAAGGTAGCCCTGGAAGTCCGGAAATGCACCATTGTTCCTCAACCACTCAGCCTTTGGGGACATCAGAG GAAGGTGTCAAAGAGGAAGACATGATACCCAGAAGGCTTTGCCTAGTCTGCGGTGATGTTGCAAGTGGATTTCATTACGGGGTTGCATCTTGCGAGGCGTGTAAAGCTTTCTTCAAAAGAACCATACAAG GTAATATCGAGTACACGTGTCCCGCGAATGGGGAGTGTGAGATAAATAAACGGAGGAGGAAAGCGTGTCAGGCATGTAGGTTTCAAAAGTGTCTTAGACAAGGCATGTTAAAGGAGGGGGTCCGATTGGATCGTGTCCGAGGTGGGAGGCAAAAATACAGAAGGTCCACCGATCCCTATACACCTGTGAAACCAGCTCCCCTGGAAGgtgatttctttaataatcctT cAAACATAGCGACAGGAGCTTCTaacgaaataataa ATAATAAAATGCTGGAAGCTTTGGCTGCCTGTGAACCCGACATGCTGCAAGTATCGAATATCTCCCATACTCTTGACACTGATCAAAGAGTACTTGGACAATTATCTGATTTATATGATCGGGAATTAGTCGGGATAAttg GTTGGGCGAAACAGATTCCAGGATTCAGCAGTTTAGCTTTAAACGATCAAATGCGGCTTCTGCAAAGCACGTGGGCCGAGATATTGACGTTCAGCCTCGCGTGGAGAAGCATGCCAAATAATGGTAGATTAAGGTTTGCACAAGATTTTACTCTAGACGAACGACTTGCCCGCGAATGCCATTGTACAGAGTTGTACACGCAT tgTATCCAAATAGTGGAAAGGCTTCAAAGATTGGGATTGACCAGAGAAGAATATTACGTGTTGAAGGCGTTGATATTAGCAAACAGTGACGCGAGATCAGACGAGCCACAGGCGTTATACCGCTTTAGAGATTCAATCTTAAATTCGTTGTCAGACTGTATGGCCGCAGTAAGACCAGGACAAGCGCTTCGCGCCACTCAAAATATGTTCCTAGTGTTACCCAGTCTCAGGCAGGTCGATGGAATTGTCAGACGATTTTGGTCTAGTGTGTATCGAACGGGGAAAGTACCAATGAACAAGCTCTTTGTAGAGATGTTAGAAGCTGCTTATTATCGATGA
- the Err gene encoding estrogen-related receptor isoform X2 yields the protein MSTEVCMMPGGGTENMIGNNRTMANIKQEIENPTTPTQNYQVCSPTTTLQHQEVICSKIEVPPDYGGGEGSPGSPEMHHCSSTTQPLGTSEEGVKEEDMIPRRLCLVCGDVASGFHYGVASCEACKAFFKRTIQASNFTGNIEYTCPANGECEINKRRRKACQACRFQKCLRQGMLKEGVRLDRVRGGRQKYRRSTDPYTPVKPAPLEGDFFNNPSNIATGASNEIINNKMLEALAACEPDMLQVSNISHTLDTDQRVLGQLSDLYDRELVGIIGWAKQIPGFSSLALNDQMRLLQSTWAEILTFSLAWRSMPNNGRLRFAQDFTLDERLARECHCTELYTHCIQIVERLQRLGLTREEYYVLKALILANSDARSDEPQALYRFRDSILNSLSDCMAAVRPGQALRATQNMFLVLPSLRQVDGIVRRFWSSVYRTGKVPMNKLFVEMLEAAYYR from the exons GTTTGTATGATGCCCGGTGGCGGCACCGAAAATATGATTGGAAATAATAGGACTATGGCGAACATTAAACAAGAGATCGAAAATCCTACGACGCCCACGCAAAATTATCAAGTTTGTTCACCGACCACCACGCTTCAGCATCAAGAG GTGATTTGCAGTAAGATAGAAGTTCCGCCCGATTATGGCGGAGGCGAAGGTAGCCCTGGAAGTCCGGAAATGCACCATTGTTCCTCAACCACTCAGCCTTTGGGGACATCAGAG GAAGGTGTCAAAGAGGAAGACATGATACCCAGAAGGCTTTGCCTAGTCTGCGGTGATGTTGCAAGTGGATTTCATTACGGGGTTGCATCTTGCGAGGCGTGTAAAGCTTTCTTCAAAAGAACCATACAAG cGAGTAATTTTACAGGTAATATCGAGTACACGTGTCCCGCGAATGGGGAGTGTGAGATAAATAAACGGAGGAGGAAAGCGTGTCAGGCATGTAGGTTTCAAAAGTGTCTTAGACAAGGCATGTTAAAGGAGGGGGTCCGATTGGATCGTGTCCGAGGTGGGAGGCAAAAATACAGAAGGTCCACCGATCCCTATACACCTGTGAAACCAGCTCCCCTGGAAGgtgatttctttaataatcctT cAAACATAGCGACAGGAGCTTCTaacgaaataataa ATAATAAAATGCTGGAAGCTTTGGCTGCCTGTGAACCCGACATGCTGCAAGTATCGAATATCTCCCATACTCTTGACACTGATCAAAGAGTACTTGGACAATTATCTGATTTATATGATCGGGAATTAGTCGGGATAAttg GTTGGGCGAAACAGATTCCAGGATTCAGCAGTTTAGCTTTAAACGATCAAATGCGGCTTCTGCAAAGCACGTGGGCCGAGATATTGACGTTCAGCCTCGCGTGGAGAAGCATGCCAAATAATGGTAGATTAAGGTTTGCACAAGATTTTACTCTAGACGAACGACTTGCCCGCGAATGCCATTGTACAGAGTTGTACACGCAT tgTATCCAAATAGTGGAAAGGCTTCAAAGATTGGGATTGACCAGAGAAGAATATTACGTGTTGAAGGCGTTGATATTAGCAAACAGTGACGCGAGATCAGACGAGCCACAGGCGTTATACCGCTTTAGAGATTCAATCTTAAATTCGTTGTCAGACTGTATGGCCGCAGTAAGACCAGGACAAGCGCTTCGCGCCACTCAAAATATGTTCCTAGTGTTACCCAGTCTCAGGCAGGTCGATGGAATTGTCAGACGATTTTGGTCTAGTGTGTATCGAACGGGGAAAGTACCAATGAACAAGCTCTTTGTAGAGATGTTAGAAGCTGCTTATTATCGATGA
- the Err gene encoding estrogen-related receptor isoform X1, whose protein sequence is MDSWMYDVVCMMPGGGTENMIGNNRTMANIKQEIENPTTPTQNYQVCSPTTTLQHQEVICSKIEVPPDYGGGEGSPGSPEMHHCSSTTQPLGTSEEGVKEEDMIPRRLCLVCGDVASGFHYGVASCEACKAFFKRTIQASNFTGNIEYTCPANGECEINKRRRKACQACRFQKCLRQGMLKEGVRLDRVRGGRQKYRRSTDPYTPVKPAPLEGDFFNNPSNIATGASNEIINNKMLEALAACEPDMLQVSNISHTLDTDQRVLGQLSDLYDRELVGIIGWAKQIPGFSSLALNDQMRLLQSTWAEILTFSLAWRSMPNNGRLRFAQDFTLDERLARECHCTELYTHCIQIVERLQRLGLTREEYYVLKALILANSDARSDEPQALYRFRDSILNSLSDCMAAVRPGQALRATQNMFLVLPSLRQVDGIVRRFWSSVYRTGKVPMNKLFVEMLEAAYYR, encoded by the exons GTTTGTATGATGCCCGGTGGCGGCACCGAAAATATGATTGGAAATAATAGGACTATGGCGAACATTAAACAAGAGATCGAAAATCCTACGACGCCCACGCAAAATTATCAAGTTTGTTCACCGACCACCACGCTTCAGCATCAAGAG GTGATTTGCAGTAAGATAGAAGTTCCGCCCGATTATGGCGGAGGCGAAGGTAGCCCTGGAAGTCCGGAAATGCACCATTGTTCCTCAACCACTCAGCCTTTGGGGACATCAGAG GAAGGTGTCAAAGAGGAAGACATGATACCCAGAAGGCTTTGCCTAGTCTGCGGTGATGTTGCAAGTGGATTTCATTACGGGGTTGCATCTTGCGAGGCGTGTAAAGCTTTCTTCAAAAGAACCATACAAG cGAGTAATTTTACAGGTAATATCGAGTACACGTGTCCCGCGAATGGGGAGTGTGAGATAAATAAACGGAGGAGGAAAGCGTGTCAGGCATGTAGGTTTCAAAAGTGTCTTAGACAAGGCATGTTAAAGGAGGGGGTCCGATTGGATCGTGTCCGAGGTGGGAGGCAAAAATACAGAAGGTCCACCGATCCCTATACACCTGTGAAACCAGCTCCCCTGGAAGgtgatttctttaataatcctT cAAACATAGCGACAGGAGCTTCTaacgaaataataa ATAATAAAATGCTGGAAGCTTTGGCTGCCTGTGAACCCGACATGCTGCAAGTATCGAATATCTCCCATACTCTTGACACTGATCAAAGAGTACTTGGACAATTATCTGATTTATATGATCGGGAATTAGTCGGGATAAttg GTTGGGCGAAACAGATTCCAGGATTCAGCAGTTTAGCTTTAAACGATCAAATGCGGCTTCTGCAAAGCACGTGGGCCGAGATATTGACGTTCAGCCTCGCGTGGAGAAGCATGCCAAATAATGGTAGATTAAGGTTTGCACAAGATTTTACTCTAGACGAACGACTTGCCCGCGAATGCCATTGTACAGAGTTGTACACGCAT tgTATCCAAATAGTGGAAAGGCTTCAAAGATTGGGATTGACCAGAGAAGAATATTACGTGTTGAAGGCGTTGATATTAGCAAACAGTGACGCGAGATCAGACGAGCCACAGGCGTTATACCGCTTTAGAGATTCAATCTTAAATTCGTTGTCAGACTGTATGGCCGCAGTAAGACCAGGACAAGCGCTTCGCGCCACTCAAAATATGTTCCTAGTGTTACCCAGTCTCAGGCAGGTCGATGGAATTGTCAGACGATTTTGGTCTAGTGTGTATCGAACGGGGAAAGTACCAATGAACAAGCTCTTTGTAGAGATGTTAGAAGCTGCTTATTATCGATGA
- the Err gene encoding estrogen-related receptor isoform X7 yields the protein MDSWMYDVVCMMPGGGTENMIGNNRTMANIKQEIENPTTPTQNYQVCSPTTTLQHQEVICSKIEVPPDYGGGEGSPGSPEMHHCSSTTQPLGTSEEGVKEEDMIPRRLCLVCGDVASGFHYGVASCEACKAFFKRTIQASNFTGNIEYTCPANGECEINKRRRKACQACRFQKCLRQGMLKEGVRLDRVRGGRQKYRRSTDPYTPVKPAPLEGDFFNNPYNKMLEALAACEPDMLQVSNISHTLDTDQRVLGQLSDLYDRELVGIIGWAKQIPGFSSLALNDQMRLLQSTWAEILTFSLAWRSMPNNGRLRFAQDFTLDERLARECHCTELYTHCIQIVERLQRLGLTREEYYVLKALILANSDARSDEPQALYRFRDSILNSLSDCMAAVRPGQALRATQNMFLVLPSLRQVDGIVRRFWSSVYRTGKVPMNKLFVEMLEAAYYR from the exons GTTTGTATGATGCCCGGTGGCGGCACCGAAAATATGATTGGAAATAATAGGACTATGGCGAACATTAAACAAGAGATCGAAAATCCTACGACGCCCACGCAAAATTATCAAGTTTGTTCACCGACCACCACGCTTCAGCATCAAGAG GTGATTTGCAGTAAGATAGAAGTTCCGCCCGATTATGGCGGAGGCGAAGGTAGCCCTGGAAGTCCGGAAATGCACCATTGTTCCTCAACCACTCAGCCTTTGGGGACATCAGAG GAAGGTGTCAAAGAGGAAGACATGATACCCAGAAGGCTTTGCCTAGTCTGCGGTGATGTTGCAAGTGGATTTCATTACGGGGTTGCATCTTGCGAGGCGTGTAAAGCTTTCTTCAAAAGAACCATACAAG cGAGTAATTTTACAGGTAATATCGAGTACACGTGTCCCGCGAATGGGGAGTGTGAGATAAATAAACGGAGGAGGAAAGCGTGTCAGGCATGTAGGTTTCAAAAGTGTCTTAGACAAGGCATGTTAAAGGAGGGGGTCCGATTGGATCGTGTCCGAGGTGGGAGGCAAAAATACAGAAGGTCCACCGATCCCTATACACCTGTGAAACCAGCTCCCCTGGAAGgtgatttctttaataatcctT ATAATAAAATGCTGGAAGCTTTGGCTGCCTGTGAACCCGACATGCTGCAAGTATCGAATATCTCCCATACTCTTGACACTGATCAAAGAGTACTTGGACAATTATCTGATTTATATGATCGGGAATTAGTCGGGATAAttg GTTGGGCGAAACAGATTCCAGGATTCAGCAGTTTAGCTTTAAACGATCAAATGCGGCTTCTGCAAAGCACGTGGGCCGAGATATTGACGTTCAGCCTCGCGTGGAGAAGCATGCCAAATAATGGTAGATTAAGGTTTGCACAAGATTTTACTCTAGACGAACGACTTGCCCGCGAATGCCATTGTACAGAGTTGTACACGCAT tgTATCCAAATAGTGGAAAGGCTTCAAAGATTGGGATTGACCAGAGAAGAATATTACGTGTTGAAGGCGTTGATATTAGCAAACAGTGACGCGAGATCAGACGAGCCACAGGCGTTATACCGCTTTAGAGATTCAATCTTAAATTCGTTGTCAGACTGTATGGCCGCAGTAAGACCAGGACAAGCGCTTCGCGCCACTCAAAATATGTTCCTAGTGTTACCCAGTCTCAGGCAGGTCGATGGAATTGTCAGACGATTTTGGTCTAGTGTGTATCGAACGGGGAAAGTACCAATGAACAAGCTCTTTGTAGAGATGTTAGAAGCTGCTTATTATCGATGA
- the Err gene encoding estrogen-related receptor isoform X4 produces the protein MDSWMYDVVCMMPGGGTENMIGNNRTMANIKQEIENPTTPTQNYQVCSPTTTLQHQEVICSKIEVPPDYGGGEGSPGSPEMHHCSSTTQPLGTSEEGVKEEDMIPRRLCLVCGDVASGFHYGVASCEACKAFFKRTIQASNFTGNIEYTCPANGECEINKRRRKACQACRFQKCLRQGMLKEGVRLDRVRGGRQKYRRSTDPYTPVKPAPLEANIATGASNEIINNKMLEALAACEPDMLQVSNISHTLDTDQRVLGQLSDLYDRELVGIIGWAKQIPGFSSLALNDQMRLLQSTWAEILTFSLAWRSMPNNGRLRFAQDFTLDERLARECHCTELYTHCIQIVERLQRLGLTREEYYVLKALILANSDARSDEPQALYRFRDSILNSLSDCMAAVRPGQALRATQNMFLVLPSLRQVDGIVRRFWSSVYRTGKVPMNKLFVEMLEAAYYR, from the exons GTTTGTATGATGCCCGGTGGCGGCACCGAAAATATGATTGGAAATAATAGGACTATGGCGAACATTAAACAAGAGATCGAAAATCCTACGACGCCCACGCAAAATTATCAAGTTTGTTCACCGACCACCACGCTTCAGCATCAAGAG GTGATTTGCAGTAAGATAGAAGTTCCGCCCGATTATGGCGGAGGCGAAGGTAGCCCTGGAAGTCCGGAAATGCACCATTGTTCCTCAACCACTCAGCCTTTGGGGACATCAGAG GAAGGTGTCAAAGAGGAAGACATGATACCCAGAAGGCTTTGCCTAGTCTGCGGTGATGTTGCAAGTGGATTTCATTACGGGGTTGCATCTTGCGAGGCGTGTAAAGCTTTCTTCAAAAGAACCATACAAG cGAGTAATTTTACAGGTAATATCGAGTACACGTGTCCCGCGAATGGGGAGTGTGAGATAAATAAACGGAGGAGGAAAGCGTGTCAGGCATGTAGGTTTCAAAAGTGTCTTAGACAAGGCATGTTAAAGGAGGGGGTCCGATTGGATCGTGTCCGAGGTGGGAGGCAAAAATACAGAAGGTCCACCGATCCCTATACACCTGTGAAACCAGCTCCCCTGGAAG cAAACATAGCGACAGGAGCTTCTaacgaaataataa ATAATAAAATGCTGGAAGCTTTGGCTGCCTGTGAACCCGACATGCTGCAAGTATCGAATATCTCCCATACTCTTGACACTGATCAAAGAGTACTTGGACAATTATCTGATTTATATGATCGGGAATTAGTCGGGATAAttg GTTGGGCGAAACAGATTCCAGGATTCAGCAGTTTAGCTTTAAACGATCAAATGCGGCTTCTGCAAAGCACGTGGGCCGAGATATTGACGTTCAGCCTCGCGTGGAGAAGCATGCCAAATAATGGTAGATTAAGGTTTGCACAAGATTTTACTCTAGACGAACGACTTGCCCGCGAATGCCATTGTACAGAGTTGTACACGCAT tgTATCCAAATAGTGGAAAGGCTTCAAAGATTGGGATTGACCAGAGAAGAATATTACGTGTTGAAGGCGTTGATATTAGCAAACAGTGACGCGAGATCAGACGAGCCACAGGCGTTATACCGCTTTAGAGATTCAATCTTAAATTCGTTGTCAGACTGTATGGCCGCAGTAAGACCAGGACAAGCGCTTCGCGCCACTCAAAATATGTTCCTAGTGTTACCCAGTCTCAGGCAGGTCGATGGAATTGTCAGACGATTTTGGTCTAGTGTGTATCGAACGGGGAAAGTACCAATGAACAAGCTCTTTGTAGAGATGTTAGAAGCTGCTTATTATCGATGA
- the Err gene encoding estrogen-related receptor isoform X3, with protein sequence MDSWMYDVVCMMPGGGTENMIGNNRTMANIKQEIENPTTPTQNYQVCSPTTTLQHQEVICSKIEVPPDYGGGEGSPGSPEMHHCSSTTQPLGTSEEGVKEEDMIPRRLCLVCGDVASGFHYGVASCEACKAFFKRTIQGNIEYTCPANGECEINKRRRKACQACRFQKCLRQGMLKEGVRLDRVRGGRQKYRRSTDPYTPVKPAPLEGDFFNNPSNIATGASNEIINNKMLEALAACEPDMLQVSNISHTLDTDQRVLGQLSDLYDRELVGIIGWAKQIPGFSSLALNDQMRLLQSTWAEILTFSLAWRSMPNNGRLRFAQDFTLDERLARECHCTELYTHCIQIVERLQRLGLTREEYYVLKALILANSDARSDEPQALYRFRDSILNSLSDCMAAVRPGQALRATQNMFLVLPSLRQVDGIVRRFWSSVYRTGKVPMNKLFVEMLEAAYYR encoded by the exons GTTTGTATGATGCCCGGTGGCGGCACCGAAAATATGATTGGAAATAATAGGACTATGGCGAACATTAAACAAGAGATCGAAAATCCTACGACGCCCACGCAAAATTATCAAGTTTGTTCACCGACCACCACGCTTCAGCATCAAGAG GTGATTTGCAGTAAGATAGAAGTTCCGCCCGATTATGGCGGAGGCGAAGGTAGCCCTGGAAGTCCGGAAATGCACCATTGTTCCTCAACCACTCAGCCTTTGGGGACATCAGAG GAAGGTGTCAAAGAGGAAGACATGATACCCAGAAGGCTTTGCCTAGTCTGCGGTGATGTTGCAAGTGGATTTCATTACGGGGTTGCATCTTGCGAGGCGTGTAAAGCTTTCTTCAAAAGAACCATACAAG GTAATATCGAGTACACGTGTCCCGCGAATGGGGAGTGTGAGATAAATAAACGGAGGAGGAAAGCGTGTCAGGCATGTAGGTTTCAAAAGTGTCTTAGACAAGGCATGTTAAAGGAGGGGGTCCGATTGGATCGTGTCCGAGGTGGGAGGCAAAAATACAGAAGGTCCACCGATCCCTATACACCTGTGAAACCAGCTCCCCTGGAAGgtgatttctttaataatcctT cAAACATAGCGACAGGAGCTTCTaacgaaataataa ATAATAAAATGCTGGAAGCTTTGGCTGCCTGTGAACCCGACATGCTGCAAGTATCGAATATCTCCCATACTCTTGACACTGATCAAAGAGTACTTGGACAATTATCTGATTTATATGATCGGGAATTAGTCGGGATAAttg GTTGGGCGAAACAGATTCCAGGATTCAGCAGTTTAGCTTTAAACGATCAAATGCGGCTTCTGCAAAGCACGTGGGCCGAGATATTGACGTTCAGCCTCGCGTGGAGAAGCATGCCAAATAATGGTAGATTAAGGTTTGCACAAGATTTTACTCTAGACGAACGACTTGCCCGCGAATGCCATTGTACAGAGTTGTACACGCAT tgTATCCAAATAGTGGAAAGGCTTCAAAGATTGGGATTGACCAGAGAAGAATATTACGTGTTGAAGGCGTTGATATTAGCAAACAGTGACGCGAGATCAGACGAGCCACAGGCGTTATACCGCTTTAGAGATTCAATCTTAAATTCGTTGTCAGACTGTATGGCCGCAGTAAGACCAGGACAAGCGCTTCGCGCCACTCAAAATATGTTCCTAGTGTTACCCAGTCTCAGGCAGGTCGATGGAATTGTCAGACGATTTTGGTCTAGTGTGTATCGAACGGGGAAAGTACCAATGAACAAGCTCTTTGTAGAGATGTTAGAAGCTGCTTATTATCGATGA
- the Err gene encoding estrogen-related receptor isoform X6 — protein sequence MDSWMYDVVCMMPGGGTENMIGNNRTMANIKQEIENPTTPTQNYQVCSPTTTLQHQEVICSKIEVPPDYGGGEGSPGSPEMHHCSSTTQPLGTSEEGVKEEDMIPRRLCLVCGDVASGFHYGVASCEACKAFFKRTIQGNIEYTCPANGECEINKRRRKACQACRFQKCLRQGMLKEGVRLDRVRGGRQKYRRSTDPYTPVKPAPLEANIATGASNEIINNKMLEALAACEPDMLQVSNISHTLDTDQRVLGQLSDLYDRELVGIIGWAKQIPGFSSLALNDQMRLLQSTWAEILTFSLAWRSMPNNGRLRFAQDFTLDERLARECHCTELYTHCIQIVERLQRLGLTREEYYVLKALILANSDARSDEPQALYRFRDSILNSLSDCMAAVRPGQALRATQNMFLVLPSLRQVDGIVRRFWSSVYRTGKVPMNKLFVEMLEAAYYR from the exons GTTTGTATGATGCCCGGTGGCGGCACCGAAAATATGATTGGAAATAATAGGACTATGGCGAACATTAAACAAGAGATCGAAAATCCTACGACGCCCACGCAAAATTATCAAGTTTGTTCACCGACCACCACGCTTCAGCATCAAGAG GTGATTTGCAGTAAGATAGAAGTTCCGCCCGATTATGGCGGAGGCGAAGGTAGCCCTGGAAGTCCGGAAATGCACCATTGTTCCTCAACCACTCAGCCTTTGGGGACATCAGAG GAAGGTGTCAAAGAGGAAGACATGATACCCAGAAGGCTTTGCCTAGTCTGCGGTGATGTTGCAAGTGGATTTCATTACGGGGTTGCATCTTGCGAGGCGTGTAAAGCTTTCTTCAAAAGAACCATACAAG GTAATATCGAGTACACGTGTCCCGCGAATGGGGAGTGTGAGATAAATAAACGGAGGAGGAAAGCGTGTCAGGCATGTAGGTTTCAAAAGTGTCTTAGACAAGGCATGTTAAAGGAGGGGGTCCGATTGGATCGTGTCCGAGGTGGGAGGCAAAAATACAGAAGGTCCACCGATCCCTATACACCTGTGAAACCAGCTCCCCTGGAAG cAAACATAGCGACAGGAGCTTCTaacgaaataataa ATAATAAAATGCTGGAAGCTTTGGCTGCCTGTGAACCCGACATGCTGCAAGTATCGAATATCTCCCATACTCTTGACACTGATCAAAGAGTACTTGGACAATTATCTGATTTATATGATCGGGAATTAGTCGGGATAAttg GTTGGGCGAAACAGATTCCAGGATTCAGCAGTTTAGCTTTAAACGATCAAATGCGGCTTCTGCAAAGCACGTGGGCCGAGATATTGACGTTCAGCCTCGCGTGGAGAAGCATGCCAAATAATGGTAGATTAAGGTTTGCACAAGATTTTACTCTAGACGAACGACTTGCCCGCGAATGCCATTGTACAGAGTTGTACACGCAT tgTATCCAAATAGTGGAAAGGCTTCAAAGATTGGGATTGACCAGAGAAGAATATTACGTGTTGAAGGCGTTGATATTAGCAAACAGTGACGCGAGATCAGACGAGCCACAGGCGTTATACCGCTTTAGAGATTCAATCTTAAATTCGTTGTCAGACTGTATGGCCGCAGTAAGACCAGGACAAGCGCTTCGCGCCACTCAAAATATGTTCCTAGTGTTACCCAGTCTCAGGCAGGTCGATGGAATTGTCAGACGATTTTGGTCTAGTGTGTATCGAACGGGGAAAGTACCAATGAACAAGCTCTTTGTAGAGATGTTAGAAGCTGCTTATTATCGATGA